From the Phyllopteryx taeniolatus isolate TA_2022b chromosome 16, UOR_Ptae_1.2, whole genome shotgun sequence genome, one window contains:
- the epn3a gene encoding epsin-3 isoform X1, whose product MQTSSLRRQMKNVVNNYTEAEIKVREATSNDPWGASSSLMAEIADLTYSAVAFTEVMGMIWRRLNDHGKNWRHVYKALALLDYLIKTGSDRVAQECRDNIYSIQTLKDFQYIDRDGQDQGIHIREKAKKLVALLKDPEKLKKDRAQALKTKSRMVGVYGEYGELPPPYPHATHYGMYASRSSPSSLHSSSPSPKLAADLEQARPTTTGEEELQLQLALAMSREASEKPTTTTVVLDEKTAMQIAVSVSREVAKKSVKRTPATLDMDEDSQLRLALNMSKEAHQQEQVGRQGDESMLKKALEESKREMASKGGTAFMDLVDVFAVRKDPPPSENVWRKSPFQGSALAGGTDPWDPLDGSSGSSKVDSPWMAAPASNSPPPPWEPSPPPVNPWDPPPGTASSNPWAKGSSAVDPFTTPKRSPRRAVSPSDGDLFDEAMDGGNLNGQREGSPEMFDLYQLGQSLAESDPRTLRTPESFLGPAAASLVNLDALIPANAQAKAMNPFLSGAGPSTTVNPFQPEPARPTLGQLGSGSATLQPSLPYSASLPLPASQQPASLPSSFTHPTHAGGLELPQPLLPLSTGGAPASQPALNYQNPFL is encoded by the exons ATGCAGACCTCGTCGCTGCGCCGGCAGATGAAAAATGTGGTCAACAACTACACGGAGGCGGAGATCAAGGTGCGTGAGGCCACCTCCAACGACCCGTGGGGCGCCTCCAGCTCGCTGATGGCCGAGATCGCCGACCTGACCTACAGCGCGGTGGCGTTCACCGAGGTCATGGGCATGATCTGGAGGCGGCTCAATGACCACGGCAAAAACTGGCGCCACGTTTACAAGGCGCTCGCCCTGCTGGACTACCTGATCAAGACGGGCTCGGACCGCGTGGCGCAGGAGTGCCGGGACAACATCTACTCCATCCAGACCCTGAAGGACTTCCAGTACATAGACCGTGACGGACAGGACCAGGGTATCCACATCCGCGAGAAGGCCAAGAAACTGGTCGCTCTGCTGAAAGACCCGGAAAAGCTGAAGAAGGACCGGGCCCAGGCGTTGAAGACCAAGTCGCGCATGGTGGGGGTCTACGGCGAATACGGGGAGCTGCCTCCTCCGTATCCCCACGCCACCCACTACGGGATGTACGCGTCCAGAAGTTCTCCTTCTTCTCTCCACT CCTCCTCTCCCTCGCCGAAGCTGGCGGCAGACTTGGAGCAAGCTCGGCCTACCACCACGGGGGAGGAGGAGCTCCAGTTGCAGCTGGCCCTGGCCATGAGCCGGGAGGCGAGTGAAAAG CCTACCACGACAACAGTGGTTCTCGATGAAAAGACCGCAATGCAGATCGCTGTGAGCGTCAGCAGAGAGGTCGCCAAGAAG tcagtcaagcggacaCCCGCCACGCTGGACATGGATGAGGACTCCCAGCTCCGCTTAGCGCTGAACATGAGCAAGGAGGCACACCAACAG GAGCAAGTCGGTCGCCAGGGAGACGAGTCAATGCTCAAGAAAGCTTTGGAGGAGAGCAAACGCGAGATGGCGTCTAAAGGCGGG ACCGCCTTCATGGACCTGGTCGATGTTTTTGCAGTGCGCAAAGATCCGCCTCcaagtgaaaatgtgtggcgtaaaAGCCCGTTCCAGGGGTCCGCTCTCGCGGGGGGCACGGACCCTTGGGACCCCTTGG ACGGAAGCAGCGGCTCGTCCAAAGTGGATTCTCCCTGGATGGCGGCGCCCGCCTCCAACAGCCCTCCGCCGCCCTGGGAGCCCAGCCCGCCCCCGGTCAACCCTTGGGACCCCCCGCCTGGCACTGCCTCCTCCAACCCATGGGCCAAGG GATCGTCTGCAGTGGATCCTTTCACAACACCAAAACGGTCTCCTCGCCGAGCTGTAAGCCCCTCAG ATGGCGATCTGTTCGACGAGGCCATGGATGGAGGGAATCTCAACGGGCAGAGGGAAGGCAGCCCCGAGATGTTTGACTTGTACCAGCTGGGACAGAGCCTGGCGGAATCCGACCCTCGCACGCTGCGCACCCCCGAGTCCTTCCTGGGCCCCGCCGCCGCTTCGCTGGTCAACCTGGACGCCCTGATCCCTGCCAATGCCCAAGCCAAGGCCATGAACCCTTTTCTATCAG GCGCGGGTCCTTCCACCACCGTCAACCCGTTCCAGCCGGAGCCGGCCAGACCGACTCTGGGTCAACTGGGCTCGGGCTCGGCCACGCTGCAGCCTTCTCTGCCCTACAGCGCCTCCCTGCCTCTGCCCGCCAGCCAGCAGCCGGCCAGCCTTCCGTCGTCCTTCACCCACCCGACCCACGCCGGCGGCCTGGAGCTGCCCCAGCCTCTGTTGCCCCTCTCCACGGGCGGCGCTCCGGCGTCGCAGCCCGCGCTGAACTATCAGAACCCTTTCCTATGA
- the epn3a gene encoding epsin-3 isoform X2 gives MQTSSLRRQMKNVVNNYTEAEIKVREATSNDPWGASSSLMAEIADLTYSAVAFTEVMGMIWRRLNDHGKNWRHVYKALALLDYLIKTGSDRVAQECRDNIYSIQTLKDFQYIDRDGQDQGIHIREKAKKLVALLKDPEKLKKDRAQALKTKSRMVGVYGEYGELPPPYPHATHYGMYASRSSPSSLHSSSPSPKLAADLEQARPTTTGEEELQLQLALAMSREASEKSVKRTPATLDMDEDSQLRLALNMSKEAHQQEQVGRQGDESMLKKALEESKREMASKGGTAFMDLVDVFAVRKDPPPSENVWRKSPFQGSALAGGTDPWDPLDGSSGSSKVDSPWMAAPASNSPPPPWEPSPPPVNPWDPPPGTASSNPWAKGSSAVDPFTTPKRSPRRAVSPSDGDLFDEAMDGGNLNGQREGSPEMFDLYQLGQSLAESDPRTLRTPESFLGPAAASLVNLDALIPANAQAKAMNPFLSGAGPSTTVNPFQPEPARPTLGQLGSGSATLQPSLPYSASLPLPASQQPASLPSSFTHPTHAGGLELPQPLLPLSTGGAPASQPALNYQNPFL, from the exons ATGCAGACCTCGTCGCTGCGCCGGCAGATGAAAAATGTGGTCAACAACTACACGGAGGCGGAGATCAAGGTGCGTGAGGCCACCTCCAACGACCCGTGGGGCGCCTCCAGCTCGCTGATGGCCGAGATCGCCGACCTGACCTACAGCGCGGTGGCGTTCACCGAGGTCATGGGCATGATCTGGAGGCGGCTCAATGACCACGGCAAAAACTGGCGCCACGTTTACAAGGCGCTCGCCCTGCTGGACTACCTGATCAAGACGGGCTCGGACCGCGTGGCGCAGGAGTGCCGGGACAACATCTACTCCATCCAGACCCTGAAGGACTTCCAGTACATAGACCGTGACGGACAGGACCAGGGTATCCACATCCGCGAGAAGGCCAAGAAACTGGTCGCTCTGCTGAAAGACCCGGAAAAGCTGAAGAAGGACCGGGCCCAGGCGTTGAAGACCAAGTCGCGCATGGTGGGGGTCTACGGCGAATACGGGGAGCTGCCTCCTCCGTATCCCCACGCCACCCACTACGGGATGTACGCGTCCAGAAGTTCTCCTTCTTCTCTCCACT CCTCCTCTCCCTCGCCGAAGCTGGCGGCAGACTTGGAGCAAGCTCGGCCTACCACCACGGGGGAGGAGGAGCTCCAGTTGCAGCTGGCCCTGGCCATGAGCCGGGAGGCGAGTGAAAAG tcagtcaagcggacaCCCGCCACGCTGGACATGGATGAGGACTCCCAGCTCCGCTTAGCGCTGAACATGAGCAAGGAGGCACACCAACAG GAGCAAGTCGGTCGCCAGGGAGACGAGTCAATGCTCAAGAAAGCTTTGGAGGAGAGCAAACGCGAGATGGCGTCTAAAGGCGGG ACCGCCTTCATGGACCTGGTCGATGTTTTTGCAGTGCGCAAAGATCCGCCTCcaagtgaaaatgtgtggcgtaaaAGCCCGTTCCAGGGGTCCGCTCTCGCGGGGGGCACGGACCCTTGGGACCCCTTGG ACGGAAGCAGCGGCTCGTCCAAAGTGGATTCTCCCTGGATGGCGGCGCCCGCCTCCAACAGCCCTCCGCCGCCCTGGGAGCCCAGCCCGCCCCCGGTCAACCCTTGGGACCCCCCGCCTGGCACTGCCTCCTCCAACCCATGGGCCAAGG GATCGTCTGCAGTGGATCCTTTCACAACACCAAAACGGTCTCCTCGCCGAGCTGTAAGCCCCTCAG ATGGCGATCTGTTCGACGAGGCCATGGATGGAGGGAATCTCAACGGGCAGAGGGAAGGCAGCCCCGAGATGTTTGACTTGTACCAGCTGGGACAGAGCCTGGCGGAATCCGACCCTCGCACGCTGCGCACCCCCGAGTCCTTCCTGGGCCCCGCCGCCGCTTCGCTGGTCAACCTGGACGCCCTGATCCCTGCCAATGCCCAAGCCAAGGCCATGAACCCTTTTCTATCAG GCGCGGGTCCTTCCACCACCGTCAACCCGTTCCAGCCGGAGCCGGCCAGACCGACTCTGGGTCAACTGGGCTCGGGCTCGGCCACGCTGCAGCCTTCTCTGCCCTACAGCGCCTCCCTGCCTCTGCCCGCCAGCCAGCAGCCGGCCAGCCTTCCGTCGTCCTTCACCCACCCGACCCACGCCGGCGGCCTGGAGCTGCCCCAGCCTCTGTTGCCCCTCTCCACGGGCGGCGCTCCGGCGTCGCAGCCCGCGCTGAACTATCAGAACCCTTTCCTATGA
- the epn3a gene encoding epsin-3 isoform X3, whose product MQTSSLRRQMKNVVNNYTEAEIKVREATSNDPWGASSSLMAEIADLTYSAVAFTEVMGMIWRRLNDHGKNWRHVYKALALLDYLIKTGSDRVAQECRDNIYSIQTLKDFQYIDRDGQDQGIHIREKAKKLVALLKDPEKLKKDRAQALKTKSRMVGVYGEYGELPPPYPHATHYGMYASRSSPSSLHSSSPSPKLAADLEQARPTTTGEEELQLQLALAMSREASEKPTTTTVVLDEKTAMQIAVSVSREVAKKSVKRTPATLDMDEDSQLRLALNMSKEAHQQTAFMDLVDVFAVRKDPPPSENVWRKSPFQGSALAGGTDPWDPLDGSSGSSKVDSPWMAAPASNSPPPPWEPSPPPVNPWDPPPGTASSNPWAKGSSAVDPFTTPKRSPRRAVSPSDGDLFDEAMDGGNLNGQREGSPEMFDLYQLGQSLAESDPRTLRTPESFLGPAAASLVNLDALIPANAQAKAMNPFLSGAGPSTTVNPFQPEPARPTLGQLGSGSATLQPSLPYSASLPLPASQQPASLPSSFTHPTHAGGLELPQPLLPLSTGGAPASQPALNYQNPFL is encoded by the exons ATGCAGACCTCGTCGCTGCGCCGGCAGATGAAAAATGTGGTCAACAACTACACGGAGGCGGAGATCAAGGTGCGTGAGGCCACCTCCAACGACCCGTGGGGCGCCTCCAGCTCGCTGATGGCCGAGATCGCCGACCTGACCTACAGCGCGGTGGCGTTCACCGAGGTCATGGGCATGATCTGGAGGCGGCTCAATGACCACGGCAAAAACTGGCGCCACGTTTACAAGGCGCTCGCCCTGCTGGACTACCTGATCAAGACGGGCTCGGACCGCGTGGCGCAGGAGTGCCGGGACAACATCTACTCCATCCAGACCCTGAAGGACTTCCAGTACATAGACCGTGACGGACAGGACCAGGGTATCCACATCCGCGAGAAGGCCAAGAAACTGGTCGCTCTGCTGAAAGACCCGGAAAAGCTGAAGAAGGACCGGGCCCAGGCGTTGAAGACCAAGTCGCGCATGGTGGGGGTCTACGGCGAATACGGGGAGCTGCCTCCTCCGTATCCCCACGCCACCCACTACGGGATGTACGCGTCCAGAAGTTCTCCTTCTTCTCTCCACT CCTCCTCTCCCTCGCCGAAGCTGGCGGCAGACTTGGAGCAAGCTCGGCCTACCACCACGGGGGAGGAGGAGCTCCAGTTGCAGCTGGCCCTGGCCATGAGCCGGGAGGCGAGTGAAAAG CCTACCACGACAACAGTGGTTCTCGATGAAAAGACCGCAATGCAGATCGCTGTGAGCGTCAGCAGAGAGGTCGCCAAGAAG tcagtcaagcggacaCCCGCCACGCTGGACATGGATGAGGACTCCCAGCTCCGCTTAGCGCTGAACATGAGCAAGGAGGCACACCAACAG ACCGCCTTCATGGACCTGGTCGATGTTTTTGCAGTGCGCAAAGATCCGCCTCcaagtgaaaatgtgtggcgtaaaAGCCCGTTCCAGGGGTCCGCTCTCGCGGGGGGCACGGACCCTTGGGACCCCTTGG ACGGAAGCAGCGGCTCGTCCAAAGTGGATTCTCCCTGGATGGCGGCGCCCGCCTCCAACAGCCCTCCGCCGCCCTGGGAGCCCAGCCCGCCCCCGGTCAACCCTTGGGACCCCCCGCCTGGCACTGCCTCCTCCAACCCATGGGCCAAGG GATCGTCTGCAGTGGATCCTTTCACAACACCAAAACGGTCTCCTCGCCGAGCTGTAAGCCCCTCAG ATGGCGATCTGTTCGACGAGGCCATGGATGGAGGGAATCTCAACGGGCAGAGGGAAGGCAGCCCCGAGATGTTTGACTTGTACCAGCTGGGACAGAGCCTGGCGGAATCCGACCCTCGCACGCTGCGCACCCCCGAGTCCTTCCTGGGCCCCGCCGCCGCTTCGCTGGTCAACCTGGACGCCCTGATCCCTGCCAATGCCCAAGCCAAGGCCATGAACCCTTTTCTATCAG GCGCGGGTCCTTCCACCACCGTCAACCCGTTCCAGCCGGAGCCGGCCAGACCGACTCTGGGTCAACTGGGCTCGGGCTCGGCCACGCTGCAGCCTTCTCTGCCCTACAGCGCCTCCCTGCCTCTGCCCGCCAGCCAGCAGCCGGCCAGCCTTCCGTCGTCCTTCACCCACCCGACCCACGCCGGCGGCCTGGAGCTGCCCCAGCCTCTGTTGCCCCTCTCCACGGGCGGCGCTCCGGCGTCGCAGCCCGCGCTGAACTATCAGAACCCTTTCCTATGA
- the epn3a gene encoding epsin-3 isoform X4 has product MQTSSLRRQMKNVVNNYTEAEIKVREATSNDPWGASSSLMAEIADLTYSAVAFTEVMGMIWRRLNDHGKNWRHVYKALALLDYLIKTGSDRVAQECRDNIYSIQTLKDFQYIDRDGQDQGIHIREKAKKLVALLKDPEKLKKDRAQALKTKSRMVGVYGEYGELPPPYPHATHYGMYASRSSPSSLHSSSPSPKLAADLEQARPTTTGEEELQLQLALAMSREASEKSVKRTPATLDMDEDSQLRLALNMSKEAHQQTAFMDLVDVFAVRKDPPPSENVWRKSPFQGSALAGGTDPWDPLDGSSGSSKVDSPWMAAPASNSPPPPWEPSPPPVNPWDPPPGTASSNPWAKGSSAVDPFTTPKRSPRRAVSPSDGDLFDEAMDGGNLNGQREGSPEMFDLYQLGQSLAESDPRTLRTPESFLGPAAASLVNLDALIPANAQAKAMNPFLSGAGPSTTVNPFQPEPARPTLGQLGSGSATLQPSLPYSASLPLPASQQPASLPSSFTHPTHAGGLELPQPLLPLSTGGAPASQPALNYQNPFL; this is encoded by the exons ATGCAGACCTCGTCGCTGCGCCGGCAGATGAAAAATGTGGTCAACAACTACACGGAGGCGGAGATCAAGGTGCGTGAGGCCACCTCCAACGACCCGTGGGGCGCCTCCAGCTCGCTGATGGCCGAGATCGCCGACCTGACCTACAGCGCGGTGGCGTTCACCGAGGTCATGGGCATGATCTGGAGGCGGCTCAATGACCACGGCAAAAACTGGCGCCACGTTTACAAGGCGCTCGCCCTGCTGGACTACCTGATCAAGACGGGCTCGGACCGCGTGGCGCAGGAGTGCCGGGACAACATCTACTCCATCCAGACCCTGAAGGACTTCCAGTACATAGACCGTGACGGACAGGACCAGGGTATCCACATCCGCGAGAAGGCCAAGAAACTGGTCGCTCTGCTGAAAGACCCGGAAAAGCTGAAGAAGGACCGGGCCCAGGCGTTGAAGACCAAGTCGCGCATGGTGGGGGTCTACGGCGAATACGGGGAGCTGCCTCCTCCGTATCCCCACGCCACCCACTACGGGATGTACGCGTCCAGAAGTTCTCCTTCTTCTCTCCACT CCTCCTCTCCCTCGCCGAAGCTGGCGGCAGACTTGGAGCAAGCTCGGCCTACCACCACGGGGGAGGAGGAGCTCCAGTTGCAGCTGGCCCTGGCCATGAGCCGGGAGGCGAGTGAAAAG tcagtcaagcggacaCCCGCCACGCTGGACATGGATGAGGACTCCCAGCTCCGCTTAGCGCTGAACATGAGCAAGGAGGCACACCAACAG ACCGCCTTCATGGACCTGGTCGATGTTTTTGCAGTGCGCAAAGATCCGCCTCcaagtgaaaatgtgtggcgtaaaAGCCCGTTCCAGGGGTCCGCTCTCGCGGGGGGCACGGACCCTTGGGACCCCTTGG ACGGAAGCAGCGGCTCGTCCAAAGTGGATTCTCCCTGGATGGCGGCGCCCGCCTCCAACAGCCCTCCGCCGCCCTGGGAGCCCAGCCCGCCCCCGGTCAACCCTTGGGACCCCCCGCCTGGCACTGCCTCCTCCAACCCATGGGCCAAGG GATCGTCTGCAGTGGATCCTTTCACAACACCAAAACGGTCTCCTCGCCGAGCTGTAAGCCCCTCAG ATGGCGATCTGTTCGACGAGGCCATGGATGGAGGGAATCTCAACGGGCAGAGGGAAGGCAGCCCCGAGATGTTTGACTTGTACCAGCTGGGACAGAGCCTGGCGGAATCCGACCCTCGCACGCTGCGCACCCCCGAGTCCTTCCTGGGCCCCGCCGCCGCTTCGCTGGTCAACCTGGACGCCCTGATCCCTGCCAATGCCCAAGCCAAGGCCATGAACCCTTTTCTATCAG GCGCGGGTCCTTCCACCACCGTCAACCCGTTCCAGCCGGAGCCGGCCAGACCGACTCTGGGTCAACTGGGCTCGGGCTCGGCCACGCTGCAGCCTTCTCTGCCCTACAGCGCCTCCCTGCCTCTGCCCGCCAGCCAGCAGCCGGCCAGCCTTCCGTCGTCCTTCACCCACCCGACCCACGCCGGCGGCCTGGAGCTGCCCCAGCCTCTGTTGCCCCTCTCCACGGGCGGCGCTCCGGCGTCGCAGCCCGCGCTGAACTATCAGAACCCTTTCCTATGA
- the rasd2a gene encoding GTP-binding protein Rhes — MNTTERFHLPADGVLEMFNTLSGHPLPSRPALSPGVQQKHPKMSHRSKTGMGLLETVKGQWRQQDKRGTREEDSVAGEARRCADVPAAVKARNCHRIVVLGAPGVGKTNMVRRFLGEEFQEKYEATAEDFHRKLFHVGAETYQVDLLDAARERNFPAKRRLSILTGDIFLLVFSLDKKESFSEVCELLSEIRVARTKLLKSKRPPRLPVVVCGNKADLDAQRVVSRSDVTEALARDVAFFETSAKRGTALEAVFRELAVMGGLPDATAPSRHRLVSMVTYQSLCQRGRGRSRTPGEAAPCAAVDPLARRPSFGSDLRLVLGSSAKANKPERCQIQ; from the exons ATGAACACCACCGAGAGGTTCCACCTTCCCGCTGATGGCGTCCTCGAAATGTTCAACACCCTCAGCGGGCATCCTCTCCCGTCACGCCCGGCCCTCAGCCCCGGGGTCCAGCAGAAGCACCCAAAGATGTCGCACCGGTCAAAGACAGGCATGGGTCTCCTGGAGACAGTCAAAGGGCAATGGAGGCAGCAGGACAAGAGAGGAACGCGGGAGGAGGACTCCGTCGCCGGCGAGGCACGGAGATGCGCCGACGTGCCGGCTGCCGTCAAAGCCAGGAACTGTCACAGAATTGTGGTGCTGGGCGCACCCGGGGTGGGCAAGACCAACATGGTCAGGCGCTTCCTGGGGGAAGAATTCCAAGAGAAGTACGAGGCCACGGCCGAGGACTTTCACAGGAAACTGTTCCACGTCGGCGCCGAGACGTACCAGGTGGATCTCCTGGACGCCGCCAGGGAGAGAAACTTCCCGGCAAAACGGAGGCTTTCCATACTCACAG GTGACATCTTCCTGCTCGTCTTCAGTTTGGACAAGAAAGAGTCTTTCAGTGAAGTTTGCGAGCTGCTCAGTGAGATCAGAGTCGCCAGGACAAAGTTGCTCAAGTCCAAACGTCCGCCGAGATTGCCGGTCGTAGTTTGCGGCAACAAAGCGGACCTCGACGCTCAGAGAGTCGTCAGCCGCTCCGATGTCACCGAGGCCTTGGCCCGGGACGTAGCCTTCTTCGAAACCTCGGCCAAGCGCGGCACGGCGCTGGAGGCCGTGTTCCGGGAGCTGGCCGTCATGGGCGGCCTGCCCGACGCGACCGCGCCGTCGCGCCATCGGCTCGTCTCCATGGTGACCTACCAGTCGCTGTGCCAGCGCGGCCGCGGGCGGAGCCGCACGCCGGGGGAGGCCGCGCCCTGCGCCGCCGTCGACCCCTTGGCGCGGCGGCCCAGCTTCGGCAGCGACCTGCGGCTGGTGCTTGGATCAAGCGCCAAAGCCAACAAACCCGAGAGGTGTCAGATTCAATGA